The proteins below are encoded in one region of Silene latifolia isolate original U9 population chromosome 2, ASM4854445v1, whole genome shotgun sequence:
- the LOC141637409 gene encoding uncharacterized protein LOC141637409 codes for MNRLPAGVVTDLKEVYLRAGQAERMVDLSKEESWETFGENSIDYNPLFETTIDFETRDDAFNWANKIAFENGFALVKANNGAKNRKKNGFLSDENYKWLLKKLADILDVTGASPSIFVTDRELGLISALAAVFPGVDHLLCRWHVDKAINAKALTLFGTEGMKSFVITNLEDGWNKVINAVIEEAFQHAWECFCRKWGCMSDYIRRAWGEHAGKFVLCYTNEVFHLGNTTTSNVQSAHSLLKAWLKSSHLTLDTMWSRIHGILEAQHSKIKKELEDEMGKPRITSRTFSLLQWNVSTKAIELMEKELVRGLILGIGLVDRCRHVVRTNHGLPCACNLVSLPKRGRRVHLEDIHVFWKTLVYDIPQQMPKNDGHLFEELVDDVRNSDPVKRRAVIDLLRDFSHPEDKEILPPPINEQPKGRPRGSTSRNKSGFEHAEKKFGTPSTHGSTNADQSQQRLVDFESGPPGAPLGRNFTIGLISSWAKRWGVPEILWGHFDGWVDIGDKGHCGFWVISHAQRGQETDYIVMREWCSREMQNDDIYTELFGAYRSPLTGMTGFEVGLRRVEFFLAD; via the exons GAATCGTGGGAGACTTTTGGCGAGAATTCAAttgattacaacccgttgttcgaGACTACTATAGATTTCGAAACGCGTGACGATGCTTTCAATTGGGCTAATAAAATCGCATTCGAGAATGGATTTGCTTTGGTTAAAGCGAATAACGGAGctaaaaatagaaaaaagaaCGGGTTTTTG TCTGACGAGAATTACAAGTGGCTGTTGAAGAAGTTAGCTGACATTTTAGATGTCACCGGAGCGTCCCCTTCTATTTTTGTCACCGACCGGGAATTGGGTTTGATCAGCGCTCTTGCGGCAGTATTTCCCGGGGTTGATCATTTGTTGTGTCGATGGCATGTGGACAAAGCCATCAATGCAAAAGCCTTGACATTATTCGGCACTGAGGGTATGAAGTCATTTGTCATCACTAATCTAGAAGACGGTTGGAATAAGGTGATCAATGCAGTTATCGAGGAAGCCTTTCAGCACGCTTGGGAGTGTTTCTGTCGTAAGTGGGGATGTATGTCTGATTATATACGGAGAGCTTGGGGTGAACACGCAGGGAAGTTCGTTTTATGCTATACAAACGAGGTTTTCCATCTTGGTAACACGACAACTTCCAATGTTCAGTCAGCACATTCTCTATTGAAGGCTTGGTTGAAATCAAGTCATCTCACACTTGACACCATGTGGTCCCGTATCCACGGCATACTAGAAGCTCAACACTCCAAGATTAAGAAAGAACTCGAAGATGAAATGGGTAAACCAAGGATAACATCCCGTACTTTCTCCTTATTACAATGGAACGTGTCTACTAAGGCCATAGAGTTAATGGAGAAAGAACTTGTGAGAGGCCTTATTTTGGGTATCGGGTTAGTGGATCGATGCCGACACGTGGTACGAACGAATCATGGATTACCTTGTGCATGCAATTTGGTATCTTTACCCAAAAGAGGTAGGAGGGTCCATCTCGAGGATATTCATGTCTTTTGGAAGACATTGGTCTATGATATTCCTCAACAAATGCCGAAAAATGACGGTCATTTGTTTGAGGAATTAGTTGACGATGTGAGAAACAGTGACCCGGTTAAACGAAGGGCGGTCATTGACTTGTTGCGTGATTTCTCCCACCCGGAGGACAAAGAGATTTTGCCACCCCCTATTAATGAGCAACCGAAAGGCCGTCCGAGAGGTTCAACAAGTAGAAACAAGTCGGGTTTCGAGCATGCAGAAAAGAAGTTCGGGACACCAAGTACTCACGGTTCAACAAATGCagatcaatcacaacaaagacTTGTTGATTTCGAATCGGGACCTCCCGGTGCTCCTTTGGGAAGGAACTTTACCATTGGCCTTATATCATCATGGGCCAAACGGTGGGGTGTTCCTGAGATTCTGTGGGGCCACTTCGATGGTTGGGTGGATATTGGAGATAAAGGTCATTGTGGGTTCTGGGTAATATCTCATGCTCAGCGAGGCCAAGAGACAGATTATATAGTTATGCGGGAATGGTGTTCGAGGGAGATGCAGAACGACGATATATACACAGAGTTGTTTGGAGCTTATCGATCACCACTCACCGGTATGACAGGGTTTGAGGTAGGACTTCGACGAGTTGAGTTTTTTTTAGCAGATTAG